GCTCAGCATCGGCCCGCCCTCGGCGGCGTAGTCGACGGGTATTTTGCTACCCGTTGGCACCTCGATATGGGTCGGCGCCTCCGCGTCGAGCCGGGCGGCGAGATCCCACGGCAGCAGCGCGGTCAGCGCCTGACCGAGGCGGCTGGCGTCGATCTGCGTGAGGCTGGTCGCCCCGTCGAGCTGCGGGGCCAGCCAGTCCTCCACCGTCTCCGCCATCTGCTCCCAGGACAGGTCCGGCCAGGTCTCCGGCAGGCGGGCATGGAGGAAGCGCACCCGGTCGAGCCATTGACGCTGGTGATCCGACCAGCCGAGCCGTTCCAGCCCCCGCGCCTGCGCCGCCTGCGCGAGTGCCCGCGCCGTCTCCGGCCCGGCCTTCACCGCTGCCGGGCGCTCGGCGAGCACCAGCCCGCCGAGGCGGCGCAGCTGCCGGGCCCGTAGCGCGCCGGCGGCGGTGTCGAAGCTGGTCTCGACGGCCTGCGTGATGGCGTCGCCGAACTCGGCTTCCAGCTCCGCCTCGGTGAGCTCCGCCGCCAGCAGGATGCGCGCCTCATCCGCCGTGCCGGTCAGCTCCGCCACGGCGAGATAGGGCGCGCGGGCCAGCGCCGCGGCGGTGTCGATCGCGGCGCCGCGCCCATTGGCCAGCACGAAGCGCCGCCCGTCGCCGCGCGCCCGCGCCACGCGGTCGGGAAAGGCCAGCGCCAGCAGGGCAGCGGGGGAGGGTGAGGTATCATGATGCTGCGCGCGGCTGGCGAGGCCCTCGGCCTCCCGGGCCCAGCGCTCGGCGAGGCGTCGCGCTTCCTCCGTCCGCCGTCCGTTGTCGCGCGCGAAGCCGTCCAGCCGGTGGGCGAGGTCGACGCCATCCCCGCCCAGCCCGCGTTCCGACACGATGGCGGCAATGCGGCCCGCCAAGAGCCCGGCGCCCCGCGCGGCGCCGTCGATCACCATGCGGGCGAGGCGCGGCTCCAGTGGCAGGCGCGCCATGGCCCGGCCGCGCTCGCTCGCCTGCCCGTGGGCATCGAGCGCGCCGAGCGTGCGCAGCAGCGTCTGCGCCTCCCGCCAGGCCGCGTCGGGCGGCGGATCGAGAAAGGCCAGCGCCCCCGGCTCGCGCACGCCCCAGACGGCGAGGTCGAGCACGAGGCGGGAGAGGTCGGCGGCGAGGATTTCCGGCGCGGCGAAGGCCGGCAGGCTCGCCGTTTCCGGCTCGTTCCAGAGCCGCAGGCACACGCCGGGCGCCGTGCGTCCGGCGCGACCCCGGCGCTGGTCGGCGGCGGCGCGTGAGACCCGCACCGTCTCCAGCCGCGTCAGCCCGACGCCCGGCTCGAAGCGCGGCACGCGGGCAAACCCGCTGTCGATGACGACCCGCACGCCCTCTATGGTCAGGCTGGTCTCGGCGATGGAGGTCGCCAGCACCACCTTGCGCCGCCCGGCCGGCGAGGGCGCGATGGCAAGGTCCTGCTCGCGCGGGTCGAGCGCGCCGTAGAGCGGGGCGATGTCCACCGACGGGTCGCGGATCGCCTCGCGCAGCAGGCGCTCGGTGCGGCGGATCTCGCCGGCGCCGGGCAGGAAGGCGAGGATGGAGCCGGCCTCGCTGGCGAGCGCGCGCTGCACCGCCTCCGCGATCTGCCGGTCGATGGGCGCGCGCGGGTCGCGGCCGAGATAGCGGGTCTCGACCGGAAAGGCGCGGCCGAGGCTCTCGATCACCGGCGCGTCGGCTCCGAGCAGGCGGGCGACACGGGCGCCGTCCAGCGTCGCGGACATGACCAGAAGCCGCAAATCCTCGCGCAGCGCCCCCTGGGCGTCGAGGGCGAGGGCAAGGCCGAGATCGGCGTCGAGGCTGCGCTCGTGGAACTCGTCGAACAGCACGGCGGCGACGCCGGACAGCTCCGGGTCGTCCAGCATCATGCGGGTGAAGATGCCCTCGGTGATGACCTCGATGCGGGTCGCGCGGCCGACCTTGGAACCGAAGCGGGCGCGGTAGCCGACCGTCTGGCCCGCGCTCTCGCCCAGCGTCGCGGCCATGCGCTCGGCGGCGGCGCGGGCGGCGATGCGGCGGGGCTCCAGCACGAGGATCTTGCGGCCTTCGACCCACGGCTCGTCGAGCAAGGCGAGCGGCACGCGCGTCGTCTTGCCGGCGCCGGGCGGGGCGACCAGCACGGCGGCGTTGCGCGCGCGCAGGGCGGCGGTCAGTCCGGGCAGGGCGTCGTCAATGGGGAGGGGCAGGTCGAAGGCGCGCATGGCGCCCGCTCATAGCAGAAATATGCGCCGGCCGTCGCTGCGTCCGGGTCATCCAATAAACGTCATCCCGGAATGGCCGTCGGCCATATCCGGGATCGCGTGAGAGGGGCCGCAGAACGATCCCGGCTCGCGCTCGGCGCGGCCGGGATGACCTCCTCATAGAGGGCCGGGATGACGTGAAGGCCTGCCGGCCTTACATCACCGCGTCGATGGTCCGGCCGATCTTCTCGACCAGTTCACCCACCTGCGACTCGCTGATGATGAGCGGCGGGCTCACCGCGATGGTGTCGCCGGTGACGCGGAACATCACGTCCTGCTCGTGGAAGCCGTGCTCCATCGCCTCATAGCCGCGCTTGCCGGGGGTCTCGGGCTTGGGGGCCATGTCGAAGGCGGCGACCAGGCCGACGGTGCGGATGTCGAGCACGCCGGGCTTGCCCTTCAGGCTCATCACCGCGTCGGCGAAGATCGGCTCCATGGCGCGGGAGCGCTCGAACAGGGCTTCGTCGCGGTAGACGTCCAACGTCGCCAGCGAGGCGGCGCAGGCCAGCGGATGGCCGGAATAGGTGTAGCCGTGGAACAGCTCGATCACATGCTCCGGGCCGTTCATGAAGGTGTCGTAGATGTGCTTGCGCACGATCACGCCGCCCATCGGCACCGCGCCGGAGGTCACGCCCTTGGCGAAGGTGATCATGTCCGGCACCACGCCGTAGCGCTCGGCGGCGAAGGGGAAGCCGAGGCGGCCGAAGCCGGTGATGACTTCGTCGAAGATCAGCAGGATGCCGTACTTGTCGCAGATCTCGCGCAGGCGCTTGAGATAGCCCTTGGGCGCGGGCAGGCCGCCGGTGGAGCCGGCCATCGGCTCGACGATGACGGCGGCGATGGTCTGCGCGTCATGCAGGGCGACGATGCCCTCCAGCGCCTCGGCGCGCTCGGCGCCCCATTCCGGCTCGCCCTTGGAGAAGGCCTGCTTCTCGCGGTCATAGGTGTGCGGCAGGTGGTCGGCGCCGGCCAGCAGGCTGCCGAAGAAGCGGCGGTTCGGCGAGATGCCGCCGACCGTGATGCCGCCGAAGCCGACGCCGTGATAGCCGCGCTCGCGGCCGATGAGGCGGGTGCGGGTGCCCTTGCCGGTCACGGCATGGAAGGCCAGCGCGATCTTCAGCGCGGTGTCGCCGGCTTCGGAGCCGGAGTTGCAGAAGAACACATGATCGAGATCGCCCGGCGCCAGCTCGGCAATGCGCGAGGCCGCCTTGAAGGCCAGCGGGTGGCCGAACTGGAAGGTCGGGGCGAAGTCCATCTCCGCCGCCTGCTTCTGGATCGCGGCGACGATGGGCGCGCGGTTGTGGCCGGCATTGGAGCACCACAGGCCGGCGGAACCGTCGAGGATCGCCCGGCCCTCCGGCGTGTAATAGTGCATGTCCTTCGCCTTGGACACCATGCGCGGGCGGCGCTTGAAGGCGCGGTTCGCGGTGAAGCCCATCCAGAACGCCTCGAGGTCGTTCGGGGTGGTGGTGGCGAGATCGTAATCATAGGCGACGGACATGATGAGCTCCGGTAGACGGTCCATAGGTGGGGGCCGCGCTTTTCATCATGTATAATGCGTGAGCACGCTCGCGCTCACGAGAAATAATTATGATGTGATCACTTTCCTTTCTGGCGTGGCGCCCAAGCGCCCCCTGGCACCGGTCGCGCACCCGTTCCGCGCCTTGTTTCACGCCGGGCGGAGGCGTGCGGCAGGGGTGGTCATGAACTTGCCGCACAGCGCGTTACAGTCACCCTGCGTCACGTTATTTGGTCGACAAGCGCATCCCGCTGGCCTACCGGGAGCGTGCATTCCGTTCACAGGACAGCCCGATGTCCGATAGCCCCACAGCCGATAGCGCGGCCACACCGGTGGCCGCCGGCGGCGACGCGCCGATCGAGCCGCCGCCTGAGGCGGTGCGCCGGGCTTTGGCGCAGGTGCTGGAGTCGGAAGAGCTGCGCTCCTCGCCGCAGCTCTCCACCATCCTGCGCTTCATCGTCGAGGCGACGCTGCAGGGCCGGGCCGACGCCATCAAGGGCTACACGATCGCGGTCGAGGCGCTGGGCCGCGACGCCTCCTTCGACCCGCAGACCGATCCCATCGTCCGCGTCGAGGCCACCCGGCTGCGCCGGGCGCTGGAGCGCTACTACGCCGGCGCGGGGGCGGGCGACGAGATCGAGATCGCTGTTCCTCGCGGTAGTTATGTACCTCAATTCATTCTCCGACGCGGTAGCGAGGCGCCGCTCGCGCCTGAGACCGAGCCGGCCGGCGAGGCGGAGGATGGGTCTCCGCCGGACGCACCCCTCCCTCCCGCGCTGCCCGAAAGCGGTCGCACACCGGCCGCCCGCCGCCGCCTGCCGCGGCTGGTCGCCCTCGGCACGCTTTTCCTGCTCGCCGTTCTCATCGTCACCGCCTTCACCGTCGACATGGTCGATCCGGTCGGCTGGCGCGCGCTGGTCTCCAGCGCCGCGCTGAAGCCGGTGGAGCGCGCCAACCGGCTGGGCATGCCGATGATCGAGGTGCGGGCCTTCGATTCCACCGGCGGCAAGCCGCTGCCGCCGAGCGAGATCACCGGCTCGGCCGGCGTCGTCACCAGCGGCGACTTCACCGCCCGCGCGCTGGAGGTGCGGGTGCGCGACGCGCTCGCCCATTTCGACCTGCTCGACGTGCTGGCGAGCCCGGATGTGCGCCCCGCGCTCGATTGCGGGCCGGGCAGCAACTCGCCGCATTCGGTGTTCGCGCTGGGCGGGCTGGTGGAGAACCATGACGATGGCAGCATCTCGCTACTGCTGCGGCTTTCCGACATGTGCGACGGCACCATCGTCTGGTCGCGCGAGTTCGACAGCCTGAAGCGCGGCGGCGACGCCACCGCTTCGGAAATCGCGCTGGTGCGCGACATCATGGCGGCGATCGCCGAGCCCTACGGCATCATCCAGGCGCGGGCGCGGGCGCAGGTGATGGCGGCCGGCGGCGTGGCCAATGCCGGCCCCTATGGCTGCGTGCTGCTGGCCTATTCCTACTGGCGCTCCTATCGGCCGGAGGAGCATGAGCGGGCGCGCACCTGCCTTGAAGCCGCCGTGGCGGCCGATCGCGGCTTCGCGCTGGGCTATGCGCTGCTGGCCGAGCTGACGCTCGACGAGATCCGCAACGGCGCCGCGGCGGCCTCGCCCAAGCCCGCCGCGAACCGCGCGCTGGCCGCCGCCGAGCAGGCGGTGGAGCTCGCGCCGACCAGCGCGCTTGCCCAGCGTGCGCTGATGCATGTGCATTTCTTCCGGGGCGAGCGGGGCGGGGTGCTGGCCGCCGGCGAGGCGGCGCTGGCGCTCAATCCGTATGACGTCGACGTGCTGGCCGATTTCGGCGGGCAGCTCATCCTGTTCGGCGAGGTCGAGCGGGGCGAAGCGATGCTGGCGAGCGCCACCAAGATCGCGCCGGGCATGCCGCCGGCGGTGGATTATTACCAGGTGATCGCCGCCTATCTGCGCGGCGACGCGCCGGCCGCGGCGGCTGCCGCCGACCAGCTGATGGGCGAGGGCTATGCGCCGGGCCTGCTTGCCCGCGCGCTTGCCGCCCATCTCGCCGGCGAGGAAGAAGCGGCCCGCGCCGATATCCGCCGGCTCACAGAAGTCGTGCCGCTCTGGGCCACCGACCCGGACGCCATGGTCGCCCGCTTCTTTCCGCGCGCCGAGATCGCCCGGCAGGTGCGCGAGGATCTGATCGCGCTTGGCCTGCCCATGCGTAAGACCTCCGCTGCCGCCAACTGAACCTGCAAGGTTCGGCCTTGGTCGCGTAGCGCGCCGGCGGCGAACGCGCTATGAGGCTGTTCCCACCTCCTGCCTTCCCCGTTGCCGCCTTTCCCTTTGCAGCTCTGCCGGATGCTTCCCATGTCGCACAGCTATGATCTCGCCATTGTCGGCGCGGGAGTCGTTGGTCTGGGTCACGCGATCGCGGCGCTGCGGCGCGGGCTCAAGGTGGTGGTGATCGACCGTGACGCGCAGGCTAATGGCGCCTCGATCCGCAATTTCGGTTTCGTCACCGTCACCGGCCAGCAGCGCGGCGAATGCTGGCGTCGCGCGGTGCGCTCGCGCGACATCTGGGCCGAGATCGCGCCCCAGGCCGGCATCGAGGTCATCCATCGCGGCCTGCTGGTCGCCGGGCGCCGGCCCGAGGCGATGCCGGTGCTGGAAGCCTTCCGGGCGACGGAAATGGGCGAGGGCTGCGAGCTGCTCACGCCCGACGAGGCCCGCGCACGCCTTCCGGCACTCACCGGCGAGCTTTCCGGCGCGCTGTGGAGCCCGCACGACATGCGGGTGGAATCGCGCCACGCCATCCCCAAACTCGCCGCGTGGCTTGCCGGGCAGGGCGTCACCTTCCGCCGCGAGACTGCAGTAACCGGCGTCGAGCCCGGCAAGGTCCACACCTCCGGCGGCACCGTCACCGCGGCGCGCATCGTTGTCGCGCCGGGCGATGATTTTCACACGCTGTTCGAGGATCGCTTCAAGCTCTACGGCGTCACCCGCTGCAAGCTGCACATGCTGCGCGTCAGCGATCCCGCGCTTGGCACGCTGCCCGGCTCGGTGATGACCGACCTCTCGCTCGGCCGCTATCTGGGCTATGCGGAACTGCCCGAGGCCGAGCCGCTGAAGCGCCGCCTGGCCGTTGAGCAGGCCGCGCATCTGGAGCATGGCGTTCATCTCATCGTCGTGCAGTCGGCCGATGGTTCACTGGTGGTGGGTGACAGTCATCATTATGGCGCCACGCCCGATCCCTTCGCGCCGGAGTTCGTCGATGAGCTGATCCTGGACGAATATGCCGCGCTGTTCGGGCGCCGGCCGCACGTCACGGAACGCTGGATCGGCACCTATGCCTCGGCGAGCGACCGGCTCGCCTTCATCGACCGGCCGCATGACGACATCCGCCTCGTGGTGGTGACCAGCGGCACCGGCGCTTCCACCGGCTTTGCCATCGCCGAGGAAGCGGTGGCGGAGCTGTTCGGCTGATCGTCTCACCTTTTGAGGACTGGACCATGCTCAAGGCGCTGATTCTGGACTGGGCCGGCACGGCCGTTGATTTCGGCTCGCGCGCCCCGATGGGCGCCTTTGTCGAAGCCTTCGCGCGCTTCGGCGTGACGGTCTCCATCGAGGAGGCGCGTGGGCCGATGGGCCTGCCCAAGCGCGACCATGTGGCGAGCCTGATCTACAGCCCGGCCATCGCGCCGCGCTGGCAGGAGGCGCACGGCGCTGCCCCGACCGAGGCCGATGTCGATCGTGTGCTCGCCGTGTTCGAGCCGCTCAATGTCGAAGTCATTCCGCGCCATGCCGACCTCATTCCCGGCCTGCTCGACGTGGTCGCGGAAGCCCGCCGGCGCGGCATGAAGATCGGCTCCACCACGGGCTATACCCGCCCGATCATGGAAAAGCTGATGCCGCTCGCCGCCAGCGCCGGCTATGCGCCGGACAATGTGGTCTGCGCCGGCGATCTCGCGGCGGGGCGGCCGAGCCCGTTGATGATGTACCGCACCTTCGCCGATATCGGCGTGTGGCCGCCGAGCGCCTGCGTGAAGCTCGACGATACCGAGCCGGGCATCGCCGAAGGGCTGGCGGCCGGCACCTGGACGGTGGGTCTGGCTTTGTCCGGTAATGCCGCCGGCCTCTCCAAGGCCGAGCTCGACCGGCTCTCGCCGGATGAGCGCGCCGCGCTGCGCAAGCGCGCGACCGACAAGCTCGCGGGTGCGGGCGCGCATTTCGTCATCGACACGGTGGCGGACCTGCTGCCGGTGCTCGACGCCATCGAGGCACGCCTTGCCGCCGGGCTGCGGCCCTGATCCTCAGGCCAGCGCGCCCGACACCAGCACGCCCGCCAGCGCGGCGGTGAGCATCAGCCCGTCATGGGCGGCGAGTTGCAGGCGGGTCGGGCGACCCGCCTCATGCAGCATCAGCGTCGCCCCGCACATGGCGAGCGACCAGCCGGCGCCGACGCACAGAAAGGCCGTCCCGATGCCGAGCGCATCGGGTGCAATTCGCACCATCCCGGCCGCACCGAGGCAGAGGGTGAGCGCGAGAGCAGCCAGCCGCGCTGCGCCGAGCCGGCCGGCCAGCGCGCCGCCGGCCAGCGCCGGGGCGTACATCGCCACCACATGCCAGGCGACGAGGCCGGAGACCAGCGGCACGCCGACGCCGCAGCCGACCAGCGCCAGCGGCGCGCCGGCCATGGCGGAGGTCATCGCCCCCCAGGCCAGCGCCCCGATCAGCGTCGGCAGGGCGAGCGCGCGCCAGGCCAAGGGCGCGGGCACCGCGCGTGCGGCGGTGGCCTCGACGGTGAAGTCGGCATGGGAAAACCGCGCCTCCGGCAGCATCACAGCGAAGGCGAGCGCGCCGAGCTGGGCGAGGGCGGCGAGGATCAGCGTGCCGGCGAAGCTGTAGGGCACGAACAAAGCTTCCGCCCGCTCGGCCAGCAGCGGGCCGGCAAGGCCCGCCAGCGCGCCGGCACCGATCAGCCGGGCGACCGCTCCCGGCCGGCCGGCCGCTTCCGCGCCGAAGGCGGCGGCGTGGCGGTAGAACATGCCGAAGCCTTGAGCGGCGCCGAGCCAGAAGGCGCCGACGACCAGCAGCGGAAAGGCCGCCGCCATCACCGCATAGGCGCAGATGAGCCCGCCGGCTATGCCGAGGCTCGCCCCCAGCGCGAAGCCGGCGCGGCGGCCAAAGCCATCGAGCAGCAGGCTGGCGGGAAGGCTCGCCAGCGCCGCCCCGGCGAGGAAGGCGGCGAGCGGCAGGCCGGCGGCGGGGATCAGCCCGCCCAGCGCATGGGTGGGCGCCAGCATGGCGCCGGCCAGCGGCAGTGCGCCCAGCGTCAGCGCCTGCGCCAGCACCACGAGGGCGAAGCCGGCGGCAAGCGGCAGCGCCCCGGCGCGGCGGCGCAGCGCCAGCGGCGCGTCCTCAGGGCAGGCGCAGCCAAGCCGGCCGGCGCGCAGCCCCTCCGCCTCGGCGCCGAACAGGTCGCCCGCGCTCATGGCCGCCTCGGGCCTTGGGCCGGCGGGGCGAGGTCGTCATCGTTCAGCACCCGCAGCGCGGCGCCGTCGAGATCGTCATATTGCCCGCTGCGCAGCGACCACAGGAAGGCGAGCAGGCCGAGAAGCCCGAGGCCGAGGGCGGCGGGGACCAGATAGAGCAGGATGGTCATCGGGCCCCCTTGATGCCGATGCGGGCGCGCAGCGCATTGAGCGTGACGATCACCGAGGAGCCGGACATGGCGAGCGCGGCGATGAGCGGCGTCACCAGCCCGGAAATGGCGAGCGGCACGGCGATGAGATTGTA
Above is a window of Ancylobacter sp. WKF20 DNA encoding:
- the hrpB gene encoding ATP-dependent helicase HrpB translates to MRAFDLPLPIDDALPGLTAALRARNAAVLVAPPGAGKTTRVPLALLDEPWVEGRKILVLEPRRIAARAAAERMAATLGESAGQTVGYRARFGSKVGRATRIEVITEGIFTRMMLDDPELSGVAAVLFDEFHERSLDADLGLALALDAQGALREDLRLLVMSATLDGARVARLLGADAPVIESLGRAFPVETRYLGRDPRAPIDRQIAEAVQRALASEAGSILAFLPGAGEIRRTERLLREAIRDPSVDIAPLYGALDPREQDLAIAPSPAGRRKVVLATSIAETSLTIEGVRVVIDSGFARVPRFEPGVGLTRLETVRVSRAAADQRRGRAGRTAPGVCLRLWNEPETASLPAFAAPEILAADLSRLVLDLAVWGVREPGALAFLDPPPDAAWREAQTLLRTLGALDAHGQASERGRAMARLPLEPRLARMVIDGAARGAGLLAGRIAAIVSERGLGGDGVDLAHRLDGFARDNGRRTEEARRLAERWAREAEGLASRAQHHDTSPSPAALLALAFPDRVARARGDGRRFVLANGRGAAIDTAAALARAPYLAVAELTGTADEARILLAAELTEAELEAEFGDAITQAVETSFDTAAGALRARQLRRLGGLVLAERPAAVKAGPETARALAQAAQARGLERLGWSDHQRQWLDRVRFLHARLPETWPDLSWEQMAETVEDWLAPQLDGATSLTQIDASRLGQALTALLPWDLAARLDAEAPTHIEVPTGSKIPVDYAAEGGPMLSVRVQELFGLKTHPSLAQGRVPLTLALLSPAHRPIQLTRDLPAFWAGSWRDVRADMRGRYPRHPWPDDPANAEPTRRAKPRS
- a CDS encoding aspartate aminotransferase family protein, with translation MSVAYDYDLATTTPNDLEAFWMGFTANRAFKRRPRMVSKAKDMHYYTPEGRAILDGSAGLWCSNAGHNRAPIVAAIQKQAAEMDFAPTFQFGHPLAFKAASRIAELAPGDLDHVFFCNSGSEAGDTALKIALAFHAVTGKGTRTRLIGRERGYHGVGFGGITVGGISPNRRFFGSLLAGADHLPHTYDREKQAFSKGEPEWGAERAEALEGIVALHDAQTIAAVIVEPMAGSTGGLPAPKGYLKRLREICDKYGILLIFDEVITGFGRLGFPFAAERYGVVPDMITFAKGVTSGAVPMGGVIVRKHIYDTFMNGPEHVIELFHGYTYSGHPLACAASLATLDVYRDEALFERSRAMEPIFADAVMSLKGKPGVLDIRTVGLVAAFDMAPKPETPGKRGYEAMEHGFHEQDVMFRVTGDTIAVSPPLIISESQVGELVEKIGRTIDAVM
- a CDS encoding TIGR03364 family FAD-dependent oxidoreductase → MSHSYDLAIVGAGVVGLGHAIAALRRGLKVVVIDRDAQANGASIRNFGFVTVTGQQRGECWRRAVRSRDIWAEIAPQAGIEVIHRGLLVAGRRPEAMPVLEAFRATEMGEGCELLTPDEARARLPALTGELSGALWSPHDMRVESRHAIPKLAAWLAGQGVTFRRETAVTGVEPGKVHTSGGTVTAARIVVAPGDDFHTLFEDRFKLYGVTRCKLHMLRVSDPALGTLPGSVMTDLSLGRYLGYAELPEAEPLKRRLAVEQAAHLEHGVHLIVVQSADGSLVVGDSHHYGATPDPFAPEFVDELILDEYAALFGRRPHVTERWIGTYASASDRLAFIDRPHDDIRLVVVTSGTGASTGFAIAEEAVAELFG
- the phnX gene encoding phosphonoacetaldehyde hydrolase; the encoded protein is MLKALILDWAGTAVDFGSRAPMGAFVEAFARFGVTVSIEEARGPMGLPKRDHVASLIYSPAIAPRWQEAHGAAPTEADVDRVLAVFEPLNVEVIPRHADLIPGLLDVVAEARRRGMKIGSTTGYTRPIMEKLMPLAASAGYAPDNVVCAGDLAAGRPSPLMMYRTFADIGVWPPSACVKLDDTEPGIAEGLAAGTWTVGLALSGNAAGLSKAELDRLSPDERAALRKRATDKLAGAGAHFVIDTVADLLPVLDAIEARLAAGLRP
- the ccoS gene encoding cbb3-type cytochrome oxidase assembly protein CcoS; translated protein: MTILLYLVPAALGLGLLGLLAFLWSLRSGQYDDLDGAALRVLNDDDLAPPAQGPRRP